From one Lotus japonicus ecotype B-129 chromosome 3, LjGifu_v1.2 genomic stretch:
- the LOC130747086 gene encoding protein FAF-like, chloroplastic: MSAVMTNKIQQSQGLLSCSLKIEDETVLTQKHGIVTILGCDTEKNKASSLRRTLSADMSSKKWLPQNGSSPKQKIASSEQLSDPKTIADSFSSSSEEDYEENKDLEAEAEAERERLEIWSSIQRNKKEEQDKAVAGSIDTWSSIISMKSNDEISKSLPPYIHPLVKRSKSCSLSVKSLEICTESLGSETGSDGVFSPSSYTSSETRETEEAEQQETKQEAEQEKQEEKVEEPEEEEVEEIPRYNNYAVTATTKKSLPRSFPPPLPPLSNQTGPSLLHMRPYRDNGRLVLEAVTLPSLNNFSVQRQDGRLVLTFANPQEEPMEEDEAEYMEEEENEYDYVEDLKEEFGGFEMEEDDDGDDVDQGEEKQDEDEEFDVDDSDGEETEEVGESENVVKDVVMEKGLKFSSGATSVKRVALMVNKPIGLVNRNPSWSEKFNEEGNFENVNEVEDASPCQIAQSLPPRPRVARLIPSKTAMNSATASAAASLNFNAYEQYWRTTTKSSTNGVTNPLAQEDNKNSALKNYNSNKLIVSNENQQVLVLRGKNGDYLVHNLKSCKDSRRSFLFWEPYCIATS; encoded by the coding sequence ATGTCAGCTGTTATGACCAACAAGATTCAACAATCCCAAGGCTTGCTATCATGTTCTCTGAAGATAGAGGACGAGACTGTGCTGACTCAGAAGCATGGTATAGTCACCATTCTGGGCTGTGACACTGAGAAAAACAAAGCTTCTTCTCTGAGAAGAACTCTATCAGCAGACATGTCCTCAAAGAAATGGCTTCCTCAAAATGGCTCCTCCCCTAAGCAAAAGATTGCTTCCTCTGAACAACTCTCTGACCCCAAAACCATTGCTGACTCATTCTCCTCTTCCTCAGAAGAGGACTATGAGGAAAACAAGGatcttgaagctgaagctgaagctgagagGGAAAGGCTTGAGATTTGGAGCTCAATccaaagaaacaagaaggaagAGCAAGACAAAGCAGTAGCAGGATCAATTGATACTTGGAGCTCAATCATATCAATGAAGTCCAATGATGAAATCTCCAAATCACTTCCTCCTTACATTCACCCTCTTGTGAAAAGGTCAAAAAGCTGCTCTTTGAGTGTGAAGAGCCTTGAAATTTGCACTGAGAGTCTCGGATCCGAGACTGGCTCTGATGGGGTTTTCTCACCCTCCTCTTACACTTCATCAGAAACAAGGGAAACAGAGGAAGCAGAGCAAcaagaaacaaaacaagaagcagaacaagaaaaaCAAGAAGAGAAAGTAgaagaaccagaagaagaagaagtagaagaaATTCCAAGGTACAATAACTATGCTGTTACAGCTACTACAAAGAAGTCCCTACCACGTTCTTTCCCTCCACCACTCCCTCCACTCTCTAACCAAACAGGGCCTTCCCTTCTTCACATGAGGCCCTACCGTGACAATGGAAGGTTGGTCCTTGAAGCTGTGACGCTTCCTTCACTCAACAATTTCTCTGTTCAGCGCCAAGATGGTCGCCTTGTCCTCACTTTTGCCAATCCCCAAGAAGAGCCTATGGAGGAGGATGAAGCTGAGTacatggaagaagaagagaatgagtATGATTATGTGGAGGATTTGAAGGAAGAGTTTGGAGGGTTTGagatggaagaagatgatgacggTGATGATGTTGATCAAGGAGAAGAAAAAcaggatgaggatgaagaatttgatgttgatgatagTGATGGGGAAGAAACAGAAGAGGTTGGGGAATCTGAGAATGTTGTTAAGGATGTAGTGATGGAGAAAGGGCTGAAATTTTCAAGTGGGGCAACTAGTGTTAAGAGGGTAGCATTGATGGTGAATAAGCCAATTGGGCTAGTGAATAGGAATCCTAGTTGGTCAGAGAAGTTCAATGAAGAGGGAAATTTTGAGAATGTGAATGAGGTGGAGGATGCTAGTCCATGTCAAATTGCACAATCACTCCCACCAAGGCCAAGGGTGGCTAGGTTGATTCCTTCTAAAACAGCTATGAATTCAGCAACAGCATCTGCTGCAGCTTCTCTCAATTTCAATGCTTATGAACAATactggaggaccaccaccaagTCATCAACAAATGGTGTTACTAACCCACTTGCTCAAGAGGATAACAAAAACTCAGCCTTGAAAAACTACAACAGCAACAAGCTCATTGTCTCAAATGAGAATCAGCAAGTTCTGGTTCTGAGAGGGAAAAATGGTGATTACTTGGTTCATAATTTGAAGAGCTGCAAGGATTCTAGAAGGTCCTTTCTGTTCTGGGAGCCTTATTGCATTGCCACCTCTTGA